One Rossellomorea aquimaris DNA window includes the following coding sequences:
- a CDS encoding Fur-regulated basic protein FbpA, giving the protein MLHQENKSQQQKTPEFKKDFYIQQLLRIGVYKYYGKQLYELSMNELQDVYLEYYVGGDIAQ; this is encoded by the coding sequence ATGTTACATCAAGAAAATAAATCACAGCAACAAAAGACACCCGAATTTAAAAAAGATTTCTATATTCAACAATTATTAAGGATTGGCGTATATAAATATTATGGGAAGCAGCTTTATGAGCTCTCAATGAACGAATTACAAGATGTCTATCTGGAATATTATGTTGGTGGAGATATAGCTCAATAA
- a CDS encoding ABC transporter permease, giving the protein MNFMKRAFWSVKARKGKSILLLFVLTVISVLVLSGLTIQTAADQSSILAREKLGGEVSLMVDREKLMSGQQNQESGGRARFQPVPIPLDSAEELTDSSYVKGYNYYSTTSALAKDFTAVGSEETAAGTEQEGFGGGGRMMAGDVSVEGILFSDSTSSFLNGDASIVEGRHLTDEDINNEVTLVEKNLAAENDLRVGDSITISNTDNTESTLEIVGIYETTANIDERAQNFAFLNPYNQLFVPYTVANELKGTSETIDRAVYYMKDPADVQTFISNAESSSSIDFDQFKLDANDQLYQQMMGPIESVASFSNNVVFLVTIAGAIILALIVMMTIRERKYEMGVLLSIGEKKGKLVSQFLVEILIVAVFAMGISTLSGNLVANKMGEQLLQQEITQSEETPSTPASFNSRRMPFQTPNVQDVETVNELSIHTTVENLIKLFGIGLMVVLLSTLIPSLTVLRLNPKTILTKQE; this is encoded by the coding sequence ATGAATTTTATGAAACGTGCCTTTTGGAGTGTAAAAGCTCGCAAGGGGAAAAGCATACTTTTGCTGTTTGTCTTGACCGTTATATCCGTTCTCGTTTTGTCGGGGTTAACGATCCAAACAGCTGCTGACCAATCAAGTATTTTGGCTCGTGAGAAATTAGGCGGCGAAGTGTCGTTAATGGTTGACCGGGAAAAATTAATGTCCGGCCAGCAGAACCAGGAAAGTGGTGGCAGAGCCCGTTTCCAGCCTGTCCCCATCCCATTGGATTCTGCTGAGGAACTCACTGATTCCTCTTACGTAAAGGGCTACAATTACTATTCAACCACCTCTGCCCTTGCCAAGGACTTTACCGCTGTAGGAAGTGAAGAAACAGCAGCAGGTACAGAGCAGGAAGGCTTTGGTGGCGGTGGTAGAATGATGGCCGGTGATGTTTCCGTAGAAGGAATCCTATTCTCAGATTCAACCAGCTCATTTTTGAATGGGGATGCGTCCATAGTGGAAGGACGCCATTTGACGGATGAGGATATAAACAACGAAGTTACACTTGTTGAAAAAAACCTGGCAGCGGAAAATGATTTGAGGGTTGGAGACTCGATCACCATATCGAATACTGATAACACAGAATCCACTCTTGAAATTGTGGGTATTTATGAAACCACTGCAAATATAGATGAAAGAGCACAAAATTTTGCTTTTCTGAATCCCTATAATCAGCTATTCGTTCCATATACTGTTGCAAATGAATTAAAAGGAACTTCTGAAACGATTGATCGGGCTGTCTATTACATGAAGGACCCCGCAGATGTCCAAACCTTTATTTCAAATGCAGAAAGTAGCTCCTCCATTGATTTTGATCAATTTAAACTGGATGCGAATGATCAATTGTACCAGCAAATGATGGGACCGATTGAAAGTGTAGCCTCTTTCTCTAATAATGTAGTGTTTCTTGTGACGATAGCAGGAGCCATCATTTTGGCCCTGATTGTTATGATGACGATCCGGGAAAGGAAATATGAAATGGGCGTACTCCTTTCCATCGGAGAGAAGAAAGGAAAACTCGTCAGTCAATTTCTAGTTGAGATTTTGATCGTGGCCGTTTTCGCAATGGGTATTTCAACATTATCCGGGAATTTGGTTGCAAACAAAATGGGTGAACAGCTTCTCCAACAGGAAATCACTCAATCAGAGGAAACACCAAGTACTCCAGCCTCCTTTAATTCACGCCGTATGCCGTTTCAAACACCAAACGTCCAGGATGTAGAAACAGTGAATGAATTATCCATCCATACGACAGTAGAAAACTTGATAAAATTGTTCGGCATCGGACTGATGGTGGTTCTACTTTCCACACTGATTCCATCACTAACCGTGTTGAGATTAAATCCTAAAACAATATTAACGAAACAGGAATAA
- a CDS encoding ABC transporter ATP-binding protein, producing the protein MSTLLHFENVSYSYKQESTSQPILSNVTAEFKRGTFYTCVGPSGSGKTTFLSLASALDTPASGQILYEGTDIKKIGLSTFRNRHVSIVFQSYNLLPYMTALQNVITAMEITKSTNKNKKAFALDMLQKVGISEEQSRQRVLTLSGGQQQRVSIARALSCQSELILADEPTGNLDQDTASGIVDLFRDLAHRENKCVIVVTHDQRLAQVSDTVISLSKGGLVFKEMRKKEKFV; encoded by the coding sequence ATGAGTACATTATTACACTTTGAAAATGTGAGTTACAGCTATAAGCAAGAATCCACGTCACAGCCTATTTTGAGTAACGTTACAGCCGAATTTAAGAGGGGAACCTTCTACACTTGTGTCGGCCCATCCGGCTCGGGAAAGACTACATTCCTCTCCCTGGCTAGTGCACTTGATACACCCGCTTCCGGGCAAATCTTATATGAAGGAACAGATATCAAGAAAATCGGGTTATCAACATTTCGAAATCGGCATGTTTCCATTGTCTTTCAATCCTATAACCTCCTGCCATATATGACAGCACTGCAAAATGTCATCACTGCAATGGAGATCACGAAATCAACTAATAAAAATAAAAAAGCATTCGCCCTTGATATGCTTCAGAAAGTTGGCATTTCAGAGGAACAATCCCGACAAAGAGTGTTAACGCTCAGTGGAGGACAACAACAAAGGGTTTCCATTGCCAGGGCACTTTCTTGTCAGTCAGAACTCATTCTGGCAGATGAACCTACAGGAAACTTAGACCAAGATACCGCCAGTGGAATCGTTGATTTGTTCAGGGACCTTGCTCATAGAGAAAACAAATGTGTCATTGTCGTCACCCATGATCAAAGACTTGCCCAAGTATCGGACACTGTCATTTCCCTTTCTAAGGGTGGTTTGGTATTCAAAGAAATGAGGAAGAAAGAAAAGTTTGTTTGA
- a CDS encoding aldo/keto reductase family oxidoreductase, whose product MQRIQMTEDLSFSRIIHGLWRLADWNQSKEDTLSLIQHNLENGITTFDHADIYGSYTCEALFGEALTLQPSLREKMEIVTKCGIVLPSDNRPEHNTHHYNTSKKHILASVENSLQNLKTDYIDLLLIHRPDPFMNGEEVAEAFTQLKEEGKVRHFGVSNFKNHQWNMLQSYLPFPLITNQIELSAYNLENFEDGTLNLCQEKRVAPMAWSPLAGGAIFRGEDEKAVRLQHTLKKVKEETGAKGIDQVLYAWLLNHPANIMPIVGSGKKERIQHAIDSLSITLNHDQWFEILQTSMGHDVP is encoded by the coding sequence ATGCAAAGAATACAAATGACGGAAGACTTATCATTCTCAAGAATCATTCATGGGTTGTGGAGACTTGCAGACTGGAATCAATCAAAGGAAGACACTCTTTCTTTAATCCAGCACAATCTTGAAAACGGAATCACGACTTTTGACCACGCAGATATTTATGGCTCGTATACGTGTGAAGCTTTATTTGGTGAGGCTCTCACCCTTCAGCCATCCTTACGAGAAAAAATGGAAATTGTGACAAAATGCGGTATTGTCCTGCCTTCTGACAATCGTCCTGAGCATAATACACATCATTACAATACGAGTAAAAAGCATATTCTTGCTTCTGTTGAAAACTCCCTGCAGAATCTGAAAACGGATTATATCGATTTATTATTGATTCACAGACCAGATCCATTTATGAATGGAGAAGAAGTGGCAGAAGCCTTCACTCAATTGAAAGAAGAAGGAAAGGTACGTCATTTCGGGGTATCCAATTTTAAAAATCATCAATGGAATATGCTTCAATCCTACTTACCTTTTCCATTGATCACAAATCAAATCGAACTATCTGCATACAACTTAGAAAACTTTGAAGACGGTACGTTAAACCTTTGCCAGGAGAAGCGGGTCGCGCCGATGGCCTGGTCTCCACTGGCAGGCGGGGCGATTTTCAGAGGAGAAGATGAGAAAGCAGTTCGTCTTCAACATACTTTAAAGAAGGTAAAAGAAGAAACAGGTGCTAAGGGAATTGACCAGGTTCTATATGCATGGCTTCTTAATCACCCGGCAAACATTATGCCCATCGTCGGTTCAGGTAAAAAGGAACGCATTCAACATGCAATCGACTCTCTGTCCATTACATTAAATCACGATCAATGGTTTGAAATCCTGCAAACCTCCATGGGGCATGATGTTCCTTAA
- a CDS encoding GntP family permease — protein sequence MTSIIVGLILLMVLAYLGWSIIWIAPLVAGLVALMSGLDLLPAYTETYMTGFVDFAKEWFPVFLFGAIFGKLMEDVGAAQSVAYKITNIIGKDRAILGVLIAAAVLTYGGVSLFVVVFAIYPLAIAMFREANITRKLLPPTFVLGAFTFTMTAIPGTPQIQNLIPIDYFKTSPTAAPIIGIVGGLIMAVGGYFYLRWRQKQFTNKEDTFTEPKGGNDVKEIKESELPNFYLSFLPLVIVVVTLNVFKWNILTALLVGILSILLINFKHYKKFIPAVNGGAKGSVMAVINTSAAVGFGAVVTAAPGFKTLTKLILGIKGNPVISEAIAVQTLAAITGSASGGMGIALEALGDKYYELSQTSGISAEAFHRIASISSGASILPHNGALLTLFAVTGLTHKDSYLDVAVVGLLIPTIAEIVSIILANMGIN from the coding sequence ATGACTAGCATCATTGTTGGATTAATCCTGCTTATGGTCTTGGCGTATTTAGGCTGGTCAATCATTTGGATCGCTCCCCTGGTCGCCGGTTTAGTGGCACTAATGAGTGGACTTGACCTGCTTCCTGCCTATACAGAAACGTATATGACCGGATTCGTGGATTTTGCAAAAGAATGGTTCCCTGTGTTCCTTTTCGGTGCCATTTTCGGAAAGCTGATGGAAGACGTGGGAGCTGCTCAATCCGTCGCATACAAAATTACGAATATCATCGGAAAAGACCGTGCAATTCTTGGCGTATTAATTGCCGCGGCCGTTCTAACATATGGTGGTGTCAGTTTATTCGTCGTAGTATTTGCTATTTACCCTCTTGCCATTGCCATGTTCAGAGAAGCGAATATCACACGGAAACTATTGCCGCCAACGTTCGTATTAGGGGCATTCACTTTTACGATGACGGCCATTCCCGGTACACCTCAGATACAGAACTTAATACCGATCGATTATTTTAAAACCTCCCCCACTGCCGCTCCGATCATTGGTATCGTCGGCGGATTAATAATGGCGGTTGGAGGGTACTTTTACTTAAGATGGCGTCAAAAACAATTTACAAATAAAGAAGATACGTTTACCGAGCCTAAAGGTGGAAACGATGTAAAGGAAATTAAAGAATCAGAGCTTCCTAACTTCTACTTATCGTTTCTTCCCCTTGTCATTGTCGTCGTTACACTGAATGTCTTTAAGTGGAACATACTGACCGCTCTGCTAGTAGGAATACTTTCAATATTATTAATTAACTTCAAACATTACAAAAAATTCATCCCTGCTGTCAATGGCGGAGCAAAGGGCTCAGTCATGGCAGTCATTAACACAAGCGCTGCCGTTGGTTTCGGAGCAGTTGTCACAGCGGCACCCGGTTTCAAAACATTAACGAAACTGATACTTGGCATCAAAGGAAATCCCGTCATCTCTGAAGCCATCGCTGTCCAAACGTTAGCTGCAATAACCGGGTCTGCTTCAGGTGGAATGGGAATTGCCCTTGAGGCTTTGGGAGATAAATATTATGAGCTTTCTCAAACGAGTGGGATCAGTGCAGAGGCTTTCCATAGAATCGCTTCCATTTCATCAGGAGCTTCCATTCTACCTCATAACGGTGCACTCTTGACCCTATTTGCCGTAACAGGGCTCACTCATAAAGATTCGTATTTGGATGTAGCTGTTGTCGGGTTGCTTATTCCTACGATTGCAGAAATCGTTTCAATCATCCTGGCCAATATGGGAATTAATTAA
- a CDS encoding heavy metal translocating P-type ATPase, with the protein MTGKPAHKQTYRVEGFTCAGCAAKFEKNVQHLDGVVDAKVNFGAAKITVYGETTKETVEKAGAFEGLRLTEDGMRKQEGEKEPFYKKYKHLFFSVFFILLAYFFPFTEIDNNQILSTLSFSTAIVVGGFRLFQTGFKNLLKLEFDMRTLMTIAIIGAAFIGEWGEGAIVVLLFAISEVLESYSMDKARESIRSLMDIAPPQAIVIRNGAELLVDAEEIEVGDMMIVKPGQKIAMDGDIVEGSSFVNQAAITGESVPVEKLHGDAVFAGTLNEEGYLKVKVTKRIEDTTLAKIIHLVEEAQGERAPSQAFVDVFAKYYTPIIMGIALLVAIIPPLLFAGEWSTWIYQGLSVLVVGCPCALVISTPVAIVTAIGNAAKNGILIKGGVYLEELGRLKAIAFDKTGTLTKGTPEVTDVILIGDEEEEELWMKMAALEFHSQHPLAHAFLKKAKELNIEYGECEVVEFQSHTGKGISGRIGEDRYFLGAESLFANTPSTEIENLQSEGKTVMVFGIDETPLALVAVADEVRETSREIIDSLHHLGIEQTMMLTGDHENTARSIGRTIGVKEIKAGLLPQDKLDFVKRYMNKYGKVAMVGDGINDAPALATSNVGIAMGGAGTDTALETADIALMNDDLTKLPYIIRLSRKTLTIIKQNISFAIGIKLLALLLVIPGWLTLWIAIFADMGATLLVTLNGLRLLRVRDRK; encoded by the coding sequence GTGACCGGTAAACCAGCCCATAAACAAACCTACCGGGTCGAAGGGTTTACGTGTGCGGGTTGCGCTGCGAAGTTCGAGAAGAACGTTCAGCATCTCGACGGAGTGGTAGATGCAAAAGTGAACTTTGGAGCAGCGAAGATTACCGTATACGGAGAAACCACGAAAGAAACGGTTGAAAAAGCAGGAGCATTTGAAGGACTTCGCTTAACAGAAGACGGAATGAGAAAACAAGAGGGAGAGAAAGAACCTTTTTACAAGAAATATAAGCATTTATTTTTTTCAGTTTTCTTTATCCTTCTTGCTTATTTCTTTCCGTTTACAGAAATCGATAACAATCAAATCCTTTCTACTCTATCGTTTTCTACAGCCATTGTTGTAGGGGGATTTCGATTATTTCAAACAGGATTCAAAAACTTACTCAAATTAGAGTTCGATATGAGAACCTTAATGACGATTGCCATTATTGGAGCAGCGTTTATTGGTGAATGGGGTGAGGGAGCCATTGTCGTTCTCCTATTCGCCATCAGTGAAGTGCTGGAGTCGTACTCCATGGATAAGGCCCGTGAGTCGATTCGTTCACTCATGGATATTGCGCCACCACAGGCCATTGTCATCCGGAATGGAGCAGAGCTGTTAGTTGATGCAGAAGAGATTGAGGTCGGTGACATGATGATCGTGAAGCCTGGTCAGAAGATTGCCATGGATGGTGATATCGTTGAGGGCTCGTCTTTTGTCAATCAGGCGGCGATAACAGGAGAGTCGGTCCCAGTGGAAAAGCTTCATGGTGATGCTGTATTTGCAGGAACGTTAAACGAAGAAGGGTACTTAAAGGTCAAGGTAACGAAGCGAATTGAAGACACGACTCTCGCCAAAATTATTCATTTAGTTGAGGAAGCTCAGGGAGAGAGGGCACCTTCCCAAGCGTTTGTGGATGTATTCGCTAAATATTATACACCGATTATTATGGGCATCGCTTTACTTGTGGCCATCATTCCACCGTTGCTCTTTGCAGGGGAATGGTCAACATGGATCTATCAAGGACTATCTGTATTAGTGGTGGGTTGTCCATGTGCCCTGGTCATTTCGACTCCGGTGGCGATCGTAACCGCTATAGGAAACGCTGCGAAAAATGGCATTCTTATAAAAGGCGGAGTGTATTTAGAGGAATTAGGAAGATTAAAGGCCATCGCCTTTGACAAAACTGGTACACTCACAAAAGGAACGCCCGAAGTGACTGATGTCATTCTAATAGGTGATGAAGAGGAAGAAGAGTTGTGGATGAAGATGGCTGCACTTGAATTCCACTCCCAGCATCCACTTGCTCACGCCTTTCTTAAAAAGGCGAAAGAGCTGAACATTGAGTATGGGGAATGTGAAGTGGTTGAGTTCCAATCCCATACAGGTAAAGGAATCAGTGGCCGAATCGGTGAGGATAGGTACTTCCTTGGAGCGGAAAGCCTTTTTGCTAATACACCTTCAACAGAAATTGAAAACCTTCAAAGTGAAGGGAAAACGGTCATGGTGTTCGGAATTGACGAAACTCCATTAGCTCTTGTAGCCGTGGCAGATGAAGTGCGGGAAACAAGTCGCGAAATCATTGACAGCCTTCATCACTTGGGTATTGAGCAAACGATGATGCTGACAGGAGATCATGAAAATACGGCCAGGTCGATCGGAAGAACAATAGGGGTCAAAGAAATAAAAGCTGGCCTGCTGCCACAAGATAAATTAGACTTTGTCAAACGCTATATGAACAAGTATGGGAAAGTCGCAATGGTAGGGGATGGTATTAATGACGCCCCTGCACTTGCAACCTCAAATGTAGGAATCGCCATGGGTGGGGCAGGAACCGATACAGCACTTGAAACGGCAGATATCGCGTTAATGAACGATGACCTTACAAAACTGCCATATATCATCCGCTTAAGTCGAAAAACGCTTACCATCATTAAACAAAATATCTCGTTTGCCATTGGGATCAAGCTTCTTGCTTTATTACTTGTCATCCCCGGCTGGCTTACGTTATGGATCGCGATTTTTGCCGATATGGGTGCAACATTACTCGTAACATTGAATGGTCTAAGGTTATTAAGAGTCAGAGACCGGAAGTGA
- a CDS encoding hemolysin family protein, translated as MDILLNLFLVAVLIALTAFFVASEFAIVKIRSSRIDQLVSEGNQKAIAAKRVISHLDEYLSACQLGITITALGLGWLGEPTIETLLHPVFEKFDLNASITSIISFGLAFSVITFLHVVIGELAPKTFAIQKAEKVTLLFARPLIWFYRIAYPFIWTLNGSARLFTGLFGLRPASEHEIAHSEEELRIILSDSYKSGEINSSEFKYVNKIFEFDERIAKEIMVPRTNIVTLSSDSTIDEVLTIIKEERYTRYPVVEGDKDNILGIVNVKELLTTLVNHKEEHEDLTSFIKPVIRVIETIPIQALLVKLQKERSPMAVLLDEYGGTAGLVTVEDIIEEIVGEIRDEFDIDEIPEVQKVKENHYIFDAVMLIEDVNDLLGISIEEDEVDTIGGWFLTQKYEVKLNDKIEEQGYCFRVKEIDGHHIQYLEVTKMA; from the coding sequence TTGGACATTCTACTTAATTTATTTCTCGTTGCTGTTTTAATTGCTCTGACTGCCTTCTTCGTTGCATCAGAGTTTGCCATCGTCAAGATAAGAAGCTCTCGGATCGATCAGCTGGTTTCTGAAGGAAATCAAAAAGCCATTGCTGCTAAAAGAGTCATTTCCCATTTAGATGAATACCTTTCTGCATGTCAATTAGGCATAACCATCACAGCCCTCGGACTCGGTTGGTTAGGGGAACCGACCATTGAAACGTTGCTTCACCCCGTGTTTGAGAAGTTTGATCTAAATGCTTCCATTACAAGTATTATTTCATTTGGACTCGCATTTTCCGTCATTACCTTTTTGCATGTCGTGATTGGAGAGTTGGCACCGAAAACCTTTGCCATTCAAAAGGCAGAGAAAGTCACTCTATTATTTGCACGGCCATTGATATGGTTTTATCGAATCGCTTATCCATTCATATGGACATTAAACGGATCTGCCCGGTTGTTCACGGGGTTATTCGGTTTAAGACCCGCTTCTGAACATGAAATTGCCCATTCCGAGGAAGAGCTCAGGATCATTCTTTCCGACAGTTACAAAAGTGGGGAAATCAATTCATCCGAATTCAAGTACGTAAATAAAATTTTTGAATTCGACGAACGAATCGCAAAGGAAATCATGGTTCCTAGAACGAATATCGTGACTCTATCCTCAGATTCCACCATTGATGAAGTACTCACCATCATTAAAGAGGAGCGCTATACGAGATATCCTGTCGTAGAAGGTGATAAAGATAATATCCTCGGTATAGTGAATGTGAAAGAACTGCTGACAACACTCGTGAATCACAAAGAGGAACATGAAGACTTAACTTCCTTTATCAAGCCTGTGATCCGCGTCATCGAAACCATCCCTATTCAAGCTTTACTCGTCAAACTTCAGAAAGAACGTTCGCCGATGGCCGTACTCCTGGATGAATACGGTGGAACTGCAGGTCTTGTCACGGTTGAGGACATCATTGAAGAAATCGTCGGAGAGATAAGGGACGAGTTTGATATCGATGAAATTCCTGAAGTGCAGAAGGTGAAAGAAAATCATTATATCTTTGACGCCGTGATGCTCATTGAGGATGTGAATGACCTTCTTGGCATTTCTATTGAAGAAGATGAGGTCGACACGATCGGCGGCTGGTTCCTGACTCAGAAGTATGAAGTGAAGCTGAATGACAAGATCGAGGAACAAGGATATTGCTTTAGAGTGAAAGAAATCGATGGTCATCATATTCAATATTTAGAGGTTACAAAAATGGCATAG
- a CDS encoding metalloregulator ArsR/SmtB family transcription factor yields the protein MKETDVCEVACVEDEKVNRLKSMILSQNTSKVAEIFKALSDQTRAKIAYALTIEEELCVCDVANIVDASTATASHHLRLLKKQGLAKFRKKGKLVYYSLDDHHVKQLIEIALTHQVEVEERDR from the coding sequence ATGAAAGAGACGGATGTATGTGAAGTGGCGTGTGTGGAAGATGAAAAGGTCAATCGCTTAAAATCAATGATTTTATCACAAAATACCTCTAAGGTAGCTGAAATCTTTAAAGCACTTTCTGATCAAACAAGAGCAAAAATTGCGTATGCACTGACCATCGAAGAAGAACTATGTGTATGCGATGTGGCAAATATTGTGGATGCTTCAACAGCGACCGCATCCCATCATTTGCGTTTATTAAAAAAACAGGGGTTAGCCAAATTCAGAAAAAAAGGCAAGCTCGTTTATTATTCCTTAGACGACCATCATGTGAAACAGTTAATTGAAATTGCGTTGACTCATCAAGTGGAGGTGGAGGAACGTGACCGGTAA
- a CDS encoding cation diffusion facilitator family transporter, giving the protein MGHEHSHGHNQNKKALLISFLFIFTFMIVEVIGGIITNSLALLSDAGHMLSDAAALGLSLAAFYIGEKASDKGKTYGYKRFEILAAFINGITLILVSLYIFWEAYHRFIVTPMVSPGMMVIAIIGLAVNIIVAWILMRGDTEHNLNVRSAFLHVLGDMLGSVGAIAAGLLIYFFNWNLADPIASVMVAILIVISGWRVTKDSIHILMEGSPKGIDTEEVKNSLASIPGVIEVHDLHVWCITSGFTALSCHVVVGNEVNRDTILLRLSAYLEEEFGIHHSTIQVEGKSATEGHHHICT; this is encoded by the coding sequence GTGGGTCACGAGCACAGTCATGGACACAATCAGAATAAGAAAGCATTATTAATCAGTTTCCTATTTATTTTTACCTTTATGATCGTCGAAGTCATAGGTGGAATCATCACAAATAGTCTTGCTCTTCTTTCCGATGCTGGACATATGCTTAGTGATGCAGCCGCTTTAGGTCTTAGTTTGGCCGCCTTTTATATAGGTGAGAAGGCGTCGGATAAAGGGAAGACGTATGGGTATAAGCGATTTGAAATATTAGCGGCGTTCATTAATGGCATCACGTTAATTCTCGTTTCCCTCTATATTTTCTGGGAGGCGTATCATCGTTTTATAGTTACTCCTATGGTTTCACCAGGTATGATGGTGATCGCCATCATAGGTCTGGCTGTAAATATTATCGTGGCATGGATTTTAATGAGAGGGGATACGGAACATAACTTGAATGTTCGGAGTGCCTTCCTTCATGTACTTGGCGATATGTTGGGGTCGGTAGGGGCCATCGCAGCCGGACTCTTGATTTATTTCTTTAATTGGAACTTGGCTGATCCCATTGCATCTGTCATGGTTGCCATTTTAATCGTAATTTCCGGATGGAGAGTAACAAAGGATTCCATTCATATCTTAATGGAAGGGTCACCAAAAGGTATCGATACAGAAGAAGTGAAGAATAGCCTGGCTTCCATCCCGGGAGTCATTGAAGTACATGATCTTCATGTATGGTGCATCACGTCGGGATTCACAGCCCTAAGCTGCCATGTGGTGGTGGGAAACGAAGTGAATCGGGATACGATTCTATTACGACTCTCAGCCTATCTTGAAGAGGAATTTGGCATTCATCACTCTACCATTCAAGTTGAGGGGAAAAGTGCCACGGAGGGTCATCATCACATTTGTACGTAA
- a CDS encoding 3-hydroxybutyrate dehydrogenase has product MVNDKVVFITGAARGIGFEIGEHFGQNGAKVVLSDINQEGLDEAVEELKDRGFDCLGIKCDVTSEEEVKAGIDKTVDHYGRIDVLINNAGIQHVAPIEEFPIEKFELLIKIMLTAPFIATKFAFPHMKKQKFGRIINMASINGLIGFAGKAAYNSAKHGVIGLTKVSALEGAEHGITVNALCPGYVDTPLVRNQLKDISTTRGVELEKVLEDVIYPLVPQKRLLSVEEIADYTIFLSSDKAKGVTGQAVVLDGGYTAQ; this is encoded by the coding sequence ATGGTAAATGATAAAGTTGTATTCATTACAGGTGCTGCAAGGGGAATCGGGTTTGAAATAGGGGAACACTTTGGTCAAAACGGCGCGAAGGTCGTCCTATCCGACATAAATCAAGAAGGACTGGATGAAGCGGTTGAAGAACTGAAAGATAGAGGATTCGATTGCCTGGGCATTAAATGTGATGTTACCAGTGAAGAGGAAGTGAAAGCCGGGATTGATAAAACAGTTGACCACTATGGACGCATAGACGTATTAATCAATAACGCAGGTATTCAACACGTAGCTCCAATTGAAGAATTCCCTATTGAGAAATTTGAGCTTCTGATTAAAATTATGCTAACCGCTCCCTTTATCGCAACAAAATTTGCTTTCCCCCATATGAAGAAACAAAAATTCGGTCGTATCATTAATATGGCATCCATCAATGGACTGATCGGATTTGCCGGTAAAGCCGCATATAACAGCGCTAAACATGGTGTCATTGGTCTGACAAAGGTATCGGCCTTAGAAGGTGCCGAGCATGGGATTACCGTCAATGCCCTATGCCCCGGATACGTGGATACCCCCCTTGTCCGTAACCAGTTAAAGGATATTTCAACCACTCGTGGTGTGGAGCTTGAAAAAGTATTGGAGGATGTCATTTACCCTCTTGTTCCACAAAAAAGATTACTATCAGTGGAAGAAATAGCAGACTACACCATTTTCCTATCCAGTGACAAAGCAAAAGGTGTAACTGGTCAGGCAGTTGTTTTAGATGGTGGATATACTGCTCAATAA